The Phocoena phocoena chromosome 4, mPhoPho1.1, whole genome shotgun sequence genome contains a region encoding:
- the CASR gene encoding extracellular calcium-sensing receptor isoform X2 translates to MAFYSCCWIFLAFTWCTSAYGPDQRAQKKGDIILGGLFPIHFGVAAKDQDLKSRPESVECIRYNFRGFRWLQAMIFAIEEINSSPALLPNMTLGYRIFDTCNTVSKALEATLSFVAQNKIDSLNLDEFCNCSEHIPSTIAVVGATGSGISTAVANLLGLFYIPQVSYASSSRLLSNKNQFKSFLRTIPNDEHQATAMADIIEYFRWNWVGTIAADDDYGRPGIEKFREEAEERDICIDFSELISQYSDEEEIQQVVEVIQNSTAKVIVVFSSGPDLEPLIKEIVRRNITGRIWLASEAWASSSLIAMPEYFHVVGGTIGFALKAGQIPGFREFLQKVHPRKSVHNGFAKEFWEETFNCHLQEGAKGPLPMDTFLRGHEEGGGRISNSSTAFRPLCTGDENISSVETPYMDYTHLRISYNVYLAVYSIAHALQDIYTCIPGRGLFTNGSCADIKKVEAWQVLKHLRHLNFTNNMGEQVTFDECGDLAGNYSIINWHLSPEDGSIVFKEVGYYNVYAKKGERLFINEEKILWSGFSREVPFSNCSRDCLAGTRKGIIEGEPTCCFECVECPDGEYSDETDASACDKCPDDFWSNENHTSCIAKEIEFLSWTEPFGIALTLFAVLGIFLTAFVLGVFIKFRNTPIVKATNRELSYLLLFSLLCCFSSSLFFIGEPQDWTCRLRQPAFGISFVLCISCILVKTNRVLLVFEAKIPTSFHRKWWGLNLQFLLVFLCTFMQIVICAIWLNTAPPSSYRNHELEDEIIFITCHEGSLMALGFLIGYTCLLAAICFFFAFKSRKLPENFNEAKFITFSMLIFFIVWISFIPAYASTYGKFVSAVEVIAILAASFGLLACIFFNKVYIILFKPSRNTIEEVRCSTAAHAFKVAARATLRRSNVSRQRSSSLGGSTGSTPSSSISSKSNSEDPFPQPERQKQQQPLALTQCTQQPQPRPPSTLQLQQQPRCKQKVIFGSGTVTFSLSFDEPQKSAMAHRNSTHQNSLEAQKNNDALTRHQALLPLQCGETDSEPTAQETGLQGPVGGDHQPEMEDPEEMSPALVVSNSRSFVISGGGSTVTENMLRS, encoded by the exons gTATAATTTCCGAGGATTTCGCTGGCTACAAGCTATGATATTTGCCATAGAGGAAATAAACAGCAGCCCAGCCCTTCTTCCCAACATGACCCTGGGATACAGGATATTCGACACTTGCAACACTGTTTCTAAAGCCCTGGAAGCCACCCTGAGTTTTGTGGCCCAGAACAAAATCGATTCTTTGAACCTTGATGAGTTCTGCAACTGCTCAGAGCACATCCCCTCTACTATCGCGGTGGTGGGAGCAACTGGCTCAGGCATCTCCACAGCGGTGGCAAACCTGCTGGGGCTCTTCTACATCCCCCAG GTCAGCTATGCCTCTTCCAGCAGACTCCTCAGCAACAAAAATCAGTTCAAGTCCTTCCTCCGTACAATCCCCAATGATGAACACCAGGCCACCGCCATGGCTGACATCATCGAGTACTTCCGCTGGAACTGGGTGGGCACGATTGCAGCTGATGATGACTATGGTCGGCCAGGGATCGAGAAGTTCCGAGAGGAAGCTGAGGAGAGGGACATCTGCATCGACTTCAGCGAACTCATCTCCCAGTACTCTGATGAGGAAGAGATCCAGCAAGTGGTGGAGGTGATACAGAATTCCACAGCCAAAGTCATCGTCGTCTTCTCCAGTGGCCCAGACCTGGAACCCCTCATCAAGGAAATCGTCCGGCGAAATATCACGGGTAGAATCTGGCTGGCCAGCGAGGCCTGGGCCAGCTCTTCCTTGATCGCCATGCCTGAATACTTCCACGTGGTCGGAGGCACCATTGGATTCGCTTTGAAAGCTGGGCAGATCCCAGGTTTCCGGGAATTCCTGCAGAAAGTCCATCCCAGGAAGTCTGTCCACAACGGTTTTGCTAAGGAGTTTTGGGAAGAAACATTTAACTGCCACCTCCAAGAAGGTGCTAAAGGACCATTACCCATGGACACCTTCCTGAGAGGTCACGAAGAAGGTGGTGGCAGGATAAGCAACAGCTCCACCGCCTTCCGACCTCTCTGTACAGGGGATGAGAACATCAGTAGTGTCGAGACCCCTTACATGGATTATACACATTTACGGATATCCTACAATGTCTACTTAGCCGTCTACTCCATTGCTCATGCCCTGCAAGATATATACACCTGCATACCTGGGAGAGGGCTCTTCACCAACGGTTCCTGTGCAGATATCAAGAAGGTTGAAGCTTGGCAG GTCCTGAAGCACCTACGGCACCTAAACTTTACCAACAATATGGGGGAGCAGGTAACTTTCGATGAATGTGGAGACCTGGCAGGGAACTATTCCATCATCAATTGGCACCTCTCCCCAGAGGATGGCTCCATAGTGTTTAAGGAAGTTGGATATTACAACGTCTATgccaagaaaggagaaaggcTCTTCATCAATGAGGAGAAAATCCTGTGGAGTGGATTCTCAAGGGAG GTGCCTTTCTCCAACTGCAGCCGAGACTGCCTGGCAGGGACCAGGAAAGGAATCATTGAGGGGGAGCCCACCTGCTGCTTTGAGTGCGTGGAGTGTCCCGACGGGGAGTATAGTGATGAGACAG ACGCGAGTGCCTGTGACAAGTGCCCTGATGACTTCTGGTCCAATGAGAACCACACTTCCTGCATCGCCAAGGAGATTGAGTTTCTGTCCTGGACTGAGCCCTTTGGGATCGCACTCACCCTCTTTGCTGTGCTGGGCATTTTCCTCACTGCCTTCGTGCTGGGCGTCTTCATCAAGTTCCGCAACACGCCCATTGTCAAGGCCACCAACCGAGAGCTCTCctacctcctcctcttctccctgctcTGCTGTTTCTCCAGCTCCCTGTTCTTCATTGGGGAGCCCCAGGACTGGACCTGTCGCCTGCGCCAGCCGGCCTTTGGTATCAGCTTCGTGCTCTGCATCTCGTGCATCCTGGTGAAAACCAACCGCGTCCTCCTGGTGTTTGAGGCCAAGATTCCCACCAGCTTCCACCGCAAGTGGTGGGGGCTCAACCTGCAGTTCCTGCTGGTCTTCCTCTGCACCTTCATGCAGATCGTCATCTGTGCCATCTGGCTCAACACCGCGCCCCCCTCGAGCTACCGCAACCACGAGCTGGAGGATGAGATCATCTTCATCACCTGCCACGAGGGCTCGCTCATGGCACTGGGCTTCCTGATCGGCTACACCTGCCTGCTGGCTGCCATCTGCTTCTTCTTCGCCTTCAAGTCCCGGAAGCTGCCGGAGAACTTCAATGAAGCCAAGTTCATCACCTTCAGCATGCTCATCTTCTTCATCGTCTGGATCTCGTTCATTCCCGCCTACGCCAGCACCTACGGCAAGTTTGTCTCTGCCGTGGAGGTGATCGCTATCCTGGCAGCCAGCTTTGGCTTGCTGGCCTGCATCTTCTTCAACAAGGTCTACATCATCCTCTTCAAGCCATCCCGTAACACCATCGAGGAGGTGCGCTGCAGCACCGCGGCTCACGCCTTCAAGGTGGCGGCCCGCGCCACGCTGCGCCGCAGCAACGTCTCCCGCCAGCGGTCCAGCAGCCTTGGGGGCTCCACGGGATCtaccccctcctcctccatcaGCAGCAAGAGCAACAGCGAGGACCCCTTCCCGCAGCCCGagaggcagaagcagcagcagccgcTGGCCCTGACCCAGTGCACGCAGCAGCCGCAGCCGCGGCCGCCCTCGACCCTGCAGCTGCAGCAGCAACCCAGATGCAAGCAGAAGGTCATTTTCGGCAGTGGCACAGTCACCTTCTCGCTGAGCTTTGACGAGCCTCAGAAGagcgccatggctcacaggaatTCCACGCACCAGAACTCCCTGGAGGCCCAGAAAAACAACGACGCCCTGACCAGACACCAGGCGTTACTCCCGCTGCAGTGCGGGGAGACAGACTCGGAACCGACCGCCCAGGAGACAGGCCTGCAGGGGCCTGTGGGTGGGGACCACCAGCCAGAGATGGAGGACCCGGAAGAGATGTCCCCAGCACTTGTAGTGTCTAACTCACGGAGCTTTGTCATCAGCGGTGGAGGCAGCACTGTCACAGAAAACATGCTGCGTTCCTAA
- the CASR gene encoding extracellular calcium-sensing receptor isoform X1, with product MAFYSCCWIFLAFTWCTSAYGPDQRAQKKGDIILGGLFPIHFGVAAKDQDLKSRPESVECIRYNFRGFRWLQAMIFAIEEINSSPALLPNMTLGYRIFDTCNTVSKALEATLSFVAQNKIDSLNLDEFCNCSEHIPSTIAVVGATGSGISTAVANLLGLFYIPQVSYASSSRLLSNKNQFKSFLRTIPNDEHQATAMADIIEYFRWNWVGTIAADDDYGRPGIEKFREEAEERDICIDFSELISQYSDEEEIQQVVEVIQNSTAKVIVVFSSGPDLEPLIKEIVRRNITGRIWLASEAWASSSLIAMPEYFHVVGGTIGFALKAGQIPGFREFLQKVHPRKSVHNGFAKEFWEETFNCHLQEGAKGPLPMDTFLRGHEEGGGRISNSSTAFRPLCTGDENISSVETPYMDYTHLRISYNVYLAVYSIAHALQDIYTCIPGRGLFTNGSCADIKKVEAWQVLKHLRHLNFTNNMGEQVTFDECGDLAGNYSIINWHLSPEDGSIVFKEVGYYNVYAKKGERLFINEEKILWSGFSREPLTVVISVLQVPFSNCSRDCLAGTRKGIIEGEPTCCFECVECPDGEYSDETDASACDKCPDDFWSNENHTSCIAKEIEFLSWTEPFGIALTLFAVLGIFLTAFVLGVFIKFRNTPIVKATNRELSYLLLFSLLCCFSSSLFFIGEPQDWTCRLRQPAFGISFVLCISCILVKTNRVLLVFEAKIPTSFHRKWWGLNLQFLLVFLCTFMQIVICAIWLNTAPPSSYRNHELEDEIIFITCHEGSLMALGFLIGYTCLLAAICFFFAFKSRKLPENFNEAKFITFSMLIFFIVWISFIPAYASTYGKFVSAVEVIAILAASFGLLACIFFNKVYIILFKPSRNTIEEVRCSTAAHAFKVAARATLRRSNVSRQRSSSLGGSTGSTPSSSISSKSNSEDPFPQPERQKQQQPLALTQCTQQPQPRPPSTLQLQQQPRCKQKVIFGSGTVTFSLSFDEPQKSAMAHRNSTHQNSLEAQKNNDALTRHQALLPLQCGETDSEPTAQETGLQGPVGGDHQPEMEDPEEMSPALVVSNSRSFVISGGGSTVTENMLRS from the exons gTATAATTTCCGAGGATTTCGCTGGCTACAAGCTATGATATTTGCCATAGAGGAAATAAACAGCAGCCCAGCCCTTCTTCCCAACATGACCCTGGGATACAGGATATTCGACACTTGCAACACTGTTTCTAAAGCCCTGGAAGCCACCCTGAGTTTTGTGGCCCAGAACAAAATCGATTCTTTGAACCTTGATGAGTTCTGCAACTGCTCAGAGCACATCCCCTCTACTATCGCGGTGGTGGGAGCAACTGGCTCAGGCATCTCCACAGCGGTGGCAAACCTGCTGGGGCTCTTCTACATCCCCCAG GTCAGCTATGCCTCTTCCAGCAGACTCCTCAGCAACAAAAATCAGTTCAAGTCCTTCCTCCGTACAATCCCCAATGATGAACACCAGGCCACCGCCATGGCTGACATCATCGAGTACTTCCGCTGGAACTGGGTGGGCACGATTGCAGCTGATGATGACTATGGTCGGCCAGGGATCGAGAAGTTCCGAGAGGAAGCTGAGGAGAGGGACATCTGCATCGACTTCAGCGAACTCATCTCCCAGTACTCTGATGAGGAAGAGATCCAGCAAGTGGTGGAGGTGATACAGAATTCCACAGCCAAAGTCATCGTCGTCTTCTCCAGTGGCCCAGACCTGGAACCCCTCATCAAGGAAATCGTCCGGCGAAATATCACGGGTAGAATCTGGCTGGCCAGCGAGGCCTGGGCCAGCTCTTCCTTGATCGCCATGCCTGAATACTTCCACGTGGTCGGAGGCACCATTGGATTCGCTTTGAAAGCTGGGCAGATCCCAGGTTTCCGGGAATTCCTGCAGAAAGTCCATCCCAGGAAGTCTGTCCACAACGGTTTTGCTAAGGAGTTTTGGGAAGAAACATTTAACTGCCACCTCCAAGAAGGTGCTAAAGGACCATTACCCATGGACACCTTCCTGAGAGGTCACGAAGAAGGTGGTGGCAGGATAAGCAACAGCTCCACCGCCTTCCGACCTCTCTGTACAGGGGATGAGAACATCAGTAGTGTCGAGACCCCTTACATGGATTATACACATTTACGGATATCCTACAATGTCTACTTAGCCGTCTACTCCATTGCTCATGCCCTGCAAGATATATACACCTGCATACCTGGGAGAGGGCTCTTCACCAACGGTTCCTGTGCAGATATCAAGAAGGTTGAAGCTTGGCAG GTCCTGAAGCACCTACGGCACCTAAACTTTACCAACAATATGGGGGAGCAGGTAACTTTCGATGAATGTGGAGACCTGGCAGGGAACTATTCCATCATCAATTGGCACCTCTCCCCAGAGGATGGCTCCATAGTGTTTAAGGAAGTTGGATATTACAACGTCTATgccaagaaaggagaaaggcTCTTCATCAATGAGGAGAAAATCCTGTGGAGTGGATTCTCAAGGGAG CCCCTCACTGTTGTGATCTCTGTCCTCCAGGTGCCTTTCTCCAACTGCAGCCGAGACTGCCTGGCAGGGACCAGGAAAGGAATCATTGAGGGGGAGCCCACCTGCTGCTTTGAGTGCGTGGAGTGTCCCGACGGGGAGTATAGTGATGAGACAG ACGCGAGTGCCTGTGACAAGTGCCCTGATGACTTCTGGTCCAATGAGAACCACACTTCCTGCATCGCCAAGGAGATTGAGTTTCTGTCCTGGACTGAGCCCTTTGGGATCGCACTCACCCTCTTTGCTGTGCTGGGCATTTTCCTCACTGCCTTCGTGCTGGGCGTCTTCATCAAGTTCCGCAACACGCCCATTGTCAAGGCCACCAACCGAGAGCTCTCctacctcctcctcttctccctgctcTGCTGTTTCTCCAGCTCCCTGTTCTTCATTGGGGAGCCCCAGGACTGGACCTGTCGCCTGCGCCAGCCGGCCTTTGGTATCAGCTTCGTGCTCTGCATCTCGTGCATCCTGGTGAAAACCAACCGCGTCCTCCTGGTGTTTGAGGCCAAGATTCCCACCAGCTTCCACCGCAAGTGGTGGGGGCTCAACCTGCAGTTCCTGCTGGTCTTCCTCTGCACCTTCATGCAGATCGTCATCTGTGCCATCTGGCTCAACACCGCGCCCCCCTCGAGCTACCGCAACCACGAGCTGGAGGATGAGATCATCTTCATCACCTGCCACGAGGGCTCGCTCATGGCACTGGGCTTCCTGATCGGCTACACCTGCCTGCTGGCTGCCATCTGCTTCTTCTTCGCCTTCAAGTCCCGGAAGCTGCCGGAGAACTTCAATGAAGCCAAGTTCATCACCTTCAGCATGCTCATCTTCTTCATCGTCTGGATCTCGTTCATTCCCGCCTACGCCAGCACCTACGGCAAGTTTGTCTCTGCCGTGGAGGTGATCGCTATCCTGGCAGCCAGCTTTGGCTTGCTGGCCTGCATCTTCTTCAACAAGGTCTACATCATCCTCTTCAAGCCATCCCGTAACACCATCGAGGAGGTGCGCTGCAGCACCGCGGCTCACGCCTTCAAGGTGGCGGCCCGCGCCACGCTGCGCCGCAGCAACGTCTCCCGCCAGCGGTCCAGCAGCCTTGGGGGCTCCACGGGATCtaccccctcctcctccatcaGCAGCAAGAGCAACAGCGAGGACCCCTTCCCGCAGCCCGagaggcagaagcagcagcagccgcTGGCCCTGACCCAGTGCACGCAGCAGCCGCAGCCGCGGCCGCCCTCGACCCTGCAGCTGCAGCAGCAACCCAGATGCAAGCAGAAGGTCATTTTCGGCAGTGGCACAGTCACCTTCTCGCTGAGCTTTGACGAGCCTCAGAAGagcgccatggctcacaggaatTCCACGCACCAGAACTCCCTGGAGGCCCAGAAAAACAACGACGCCCTGACCAGACACCAGGCGTTACTCCCGCTGCAGTGCGGGGAGACAGACTCGGAACCGACCGCCCAGGAGACAGGCCTGCAGGGGCCTGTGGGTGGGGACCACCAGCCAGAGATGGAGGACCCGGAAGAGATGTCCCCAGCACTTGTAGTGTCTAACTCACGGAGCTTTGTCATCAGCGGTGGAGGCAGCACTGTCACAGAAAACATGCTGCGTTCCTAA